One stretch of Streptomyces sp. 135 DNA includes these proteins:
- a CDS encoding ABC-F family ATP-binding cassette domain-containing protein — translation MAVNLVNVEAVSKVYGTRALLDGVSLGVSEGDRIGVVGRNGDGKTTLIRMLAKLEEADTGRVTHNGGLRLGVLTQHDSLDPAATVRHEVIGDLADHEWAGSAKIRDVLTGLFGGLDMAGFPQGLDTVIGPLSGGERRRIALAKLLIAEQDLIVLDEPTNHLDVEGISWLAEHLRTRRSALVCVTHDRWFLDQVCTRMWDVQRGSVFEYEGGYSDYVFARAERERIAATEETKRQNLMRKELAWLRRGAPARTSKPKFRIEAANELIADVPPPRDTSELMKFATTRLGKTVFDLEDVSVQAGPKLLLKHLTWQLGPGDRIGLVGVNGAGKTSLLRAMADAARSEGEVQPAAGKIVVGRTVKLAYLSQEVAELKPTLRVLEAVQQVRERVDLGKGREMTAGQLCETFGFSKEKQWTPVGDLSGGERRRLQLLRLLMDEPNVLFLDEPTNDLDIETLTQLEDVLDGWPGSMVVISHDRFFVERTTDKVFALLGDATMRMLPRGIDEYLERRRRMADTAAASAPTPAPAQSATKTVSAADARAAKKELQKIERQLDKVSEKETKLHAQIADNATDFEKVAKLDAELRELIGEREALEMRWMELAEDA, via the coding sequence ATGGCCGTCAATCTGGTCAATGTCGAGGCAGTCAGCAAGGTGTACGGCACCCGTGCCCTGCTCGACGGCGTCTCACTCGGCGTGTCCGAGGGGGACCGGATCGGCGTCGTGGGGCGCAACGGCGACGGGAAGACCACCCTGATCCGGATGCTCGCCAAGCTGGAGGAGGCCGACACCGGCCGCGTCACGCACAACGGCGGGCTGCGCCTCGGCGTGCTGACCCAGCACGACTCGCTCGACCCCGCCGCCACCGTCCGGCACGAGGTCATCGGCGATCTCGCCGACCACGAGTGGGCGGGCAGCGCCAAGATCAGGGACGTGCTGACGGGGCTGTTCGGCGGGCTCGACATGGCCGGGTTCCCGCAGGGCCTGGACACCGTCATCGGCCCGCTCTCCGGCGGCGAGCGCCGCCGCATCGCGCTCGCCAAGCTGCTCATCGCCGAGCAGGACCTCATCGTCCTCGACGAGCCGACCAACCACCTCGACGTCGAAGGCATCTCGTGGCTGGCCGAGCACCTGCGCACGCGCCGCTCGGCGCTCGTCTGCGTCACCCACGACCGGTGGTTCCTGGACCAGGTGTGCACCCGCATGTGGGACGTGCAGCGCGGCTCCGTCTTCGAGTACGAGGGCGGCTACTCCGACTACGTCTTCGCCCGCGCCGAGCGTGAGCGCATCGCCGCCACCGAGGAGACCAAGCGGCAGAACCTCATGCGCAAGGAGCTGGCCTGGCTGCGCCGCGGCGCCCCGGCCCGCACCAGCAAGCCGAAGTTCCGCATCGAGGCCGCCAACGAACTGATCGCGGACGTGCCGCCGCCGCGCGACACCAGCGAGCTGATGAAGTTCGCGACGACGCGGCTCGGCAAGACCGTCTTCGACCTGGAGGACGTCTCCGTCCAGGCCGGACCGAAGCTGCTGCTCAAGCATCTGACCTGGCAGCTCGGCCCCGGCGACCGCATCGGCCTGGTCGGGGTGAACGGCGCGGGCAAGACCTCGCTGCTGCGCGCGATGGCCGACGCCGCCCGCAGCGAGGGCGAGGTGCAGCCCGCGGCCGGGAAGATCGTCGTGGGCAGGACGGTGAAGCTGGCCTACCTCTCGCAGGAGGTCGCCGAACTGAAGCCGACGCTGCGGGTGTTGGAGGCCGTGCAGCAGGTGCGCGAGCGCGTCGACCTCGGCAAGGGCCGGGAGATGACCGCGGGGCAGCTGTGCGAGACGTTCGGCTTCAGCAAGGAGAAGCAGTGGACGCCGGTCGGTGATCTCTCCGGTGGTGAGCGGCGCAGGCTCCAGCTGCTGCGGCTGCTGATGGACGAGCCGAACGTCCTCTTCCTCGACGAGCCGACCAACGACCTCGACATCGAGACGCTGACGCAGCTGGAAGACGTACTCGACGGATGGCCGGGCTCCATGGTCGTGATCTCCCACGACCGGTTCTTCGTCGAGCGCACCACGGACAAGGTGTTCGCGCTCCTCGGTGACGCCACGATGCGGATGCTGCCACGCGGCATCGACGAGTACCTGGAGCGGCGCCGCCGGATGGCCGACACCGCCGCAGCCTCCGCGCCCACGCCCGCCCCCGCGCAGAGCGCCACGAAGACGGTCTCCGCCGCCGACGCCCGCGCGGCGAAGAAGGAACTCCAGAAGATCGAGCGGCAACTGGACAAGGTCTCCGAGAAGGAGACCAAGTTGCACGCTCAGATCGCCGACAATGCCACGGACTTCGAAAAGGTGGCCAAACTGGACGCCGAGCTGCGCGAACTGATCGGTGAGCGCGAGGCGTTGGAGATGCGCTGGATGGAGCTCGCGGAAGACGCGTAA
- a CDS encoding Uma2 family endonuclease yields MTAEPISEPVSGPRWPVPPPEGWTVDDLHTLPDLPPHTEMIDGSLIFVSPQRLFHSLAIDLLVNGLRSSVPAEMRVSRKMTVVLDRRNGPEPDISVVRKEAVKSRDQTSFAAADVLLAVEVVSPDSEARDRDTKPRKYAAAGIRHFWLVEMAGQDDHPVVQVYELGTVSGTYALAGIYHDRLKISVPFGIDIDLNAIDEL; encoded by the coding sequence ATGACCGCCGAGCCGATCTCCGAGCCGGTGTCCGGGCCCCGATGGCCGGTGCCGCCGCCGGAGGGCTGGACCGTGGACGACCTGCACACGCTGCCCGACCTCCCGCCGCACACCGAGATGATCGACGGGAGCTTGATCTTCGTGAGTCCGCAACGCCTGTTCCACAGCCTCGCCATCGATCTGCTGGTGAACGGGCTCCGCAGCAGCGTGCCGGCGGAGATGCGGGTGAGTCGGAAGATGACCGTCGTCCTCGACCGCCGCAACGGCCCCGAGCCGGACATCTCCGTCGTCCGCAAGGAAGCCGTCAAGAGCCGCGACCAGACCTCCTTCGCCGCCGCCGACGTCCTTCTCGCCGTGGAAGTCGTCTCCCCCGACTCGGAGGCGCGCGATCGGGACACCAAGCCGCGCAAGTACGCCGCCGCCGGAATCCGCCACTTCTGGCTGGTGGAGATGGCGGGCCAGGACGATCACCCTGTCGTCCAGGTCTACGAACTCGGCACAGTGTCCGGTACGTACGCCCTGGCCGGCATCTATCACGACCGCCTCAAGATCTCCGTGCCCTTCGGCATCGACATCGACCTCAACGCCATCGACGAACTCTGA
- a CDS encoding acyltransferase family protein, translating to MGSSVRELAEKTPAGRDRYIDLLRVASLGTVVAGHWLMAAVTVGDDGRAEVGNLLAVVPQLQLLTWALQIMPVFFFVGGFSHALSYRSLSRASNGGSVYSAFLRARLQRLLRPTMVFIGVWGAGALILQLGGQGGGLLDVALRLVAQPLWFIGIYLAMVAFTPPLLRLHERWGWGAFGALVAAAGAVDVARFAFGVPYLEFLNFAFVWLAVHQLGFLRADGKLRLPYALAGTGLACAALLVALGPYPLSMVGMPGERVSNMAPPTFALLCHGLWLVGAVEALRGPATRWLARPRVWRGVVAANGISMTAFLWHLTAMLGLYGMLLALGVPLPEPASAAWWAQVPLRMAAAAALTAALVAAFRRFERPAAAEPIAPGTASGPAAALGVTLCLFGVLGLSMVGFGGLLEGRTAMLVAVHVTAPAAVAMALVGWLLVERAGGRVRVRRWR from the coding sequence ATGGGATCAAGCGTTCGCGAACTGGCCGAGAAGACGCCCGCCGGGCGTGACCGGTACATCGACCTGCTGCGGGTCGCCTCGCTCGGCACGGTCGTCGCCGGGCACTGGCTGATGGCCGCCGTCACCGTCGGCGACGACGGCCGCGCCGAGGTCGGCAACCTCCTCGCCGTCGTACCGCAACTCCAGCTCCTCACCTGGGCGTTGCAGATCATGCCGGTGTTCTTCTTCGTCGGCGGCTTCTCGCACGCCCTGTCGTACCGCTCGCTGAGCCGCGCCTCGAACGGCGGCTCGGTCTACTCGGCCTTCCTGCGTGCCCGCCTCCAGCGGCTGCTGCGCCCCACCATGGTCTTCATAGGCGTGTGGGGCGCGGGCGCGCTGATCCTGCAACTGGGCGGCCAGGGCGGCGGACTGCTCGACGTCGCACTCCGCCTCGTCGCCCAGCCGCTGTGGTTCATCGGCATCTACCTGGCGATGGTCGCCTTCACACCGCCGCTGCTGCGGCTGCACGAGCGGTGGGGCTGGGGGGCGTTCGGCGCGCTCGTGGCCGCCGCGGGCGCCGTCGACGTGGCCCGCTTCGCGTTCGGCGTGCCGTACCTGGAGTTCCTGAACTTCGCCTTCGTGTGGCTCGCGGTGCACCAGCTCGGATTCCTGCGCGCGGACGGAAAGCTGCGGCTGCCGTACGCCCTCGCGGGCACCGGCCTGGCCTGCGCCGCGCTCCTGGTCGCCCTCGGCCCTTATCCGCTCTCCATGGTCGGCATGCCCGGCGAGCGCGTCTCCAACATGGCCCCGCCCACCTTCGCCCTCCTCTGCCACGGCCTGTGGCTGGTCGGCGCGGTGGAGGCGCTGCGCGGCCCTGCGACGCGGTGGCTGGCACGGCCCCGGGTCTGGCGGGGCGTGGTGGCGGCCAACGGCATCTCCATGACGGCGTTCCTCTGGCACCTGACGGCGATGCTCGGGCTGTACGGGATGCTGCTCGCCCTCGGCGTCCCGCTCCCGGAGCCCGCGAGCGCCGCGTGGTGGGCGCAGGTCCCGCTGCGGATGGCGGCGGCCGCGGCCCTGACGGCGGCGCTGGTGGCGGCCTTCCGCCGCTTCGAACGCCCGGCGGCGGCGGAGCCGATCGCTCCCGGAACGGCCTCGGGCCCGGCGGCGGCGCTCGGCGTCACGCTCTGCCTCTTCGGGGTGCTCGGCCTGTCGATGGTCGGCTTCGGGGGCCTGCTGGAGGGGCGTACGGCGATGCTGGTGGCCGTCCACGTGACGGCACCGGCGGCGGTGGCGATGGCGCTGGTGGGGTGGCTGCTGGTGGAGCGGGCCGGGGGCCGGGTCAGAGTTCGTCGATGGCGTTGA
- a CDS encoding 4-(cytidine 5'-diphospho)-2-C-methyl-D-erythritol kinase has translation MSVTVRVPAKVNVQLAVGAARPDGFHDLANVFLAVGLYDEVTVTPADELRVTCEGPGSDQVPLDRTNLAARAAELLAARHGIAPDVHLHIAKDIPVAGGMAGGSADGAAALVACDALWGTDTTRDELLDICAELGSDVPFSLVGGAALGTGRGEKLTPLEVGGAFHWVFAVADGGLSTPAVYREFDRLTPDAPAPEASPALLEALRTGDAEALAATVSNDLQAAALSLFPALHDTLAAGTAAGALAALVSGSGPTTAFLTADATSARKVADALTASGTCRTARAATSPALGARIV, from the coding sequence GTGAGCGTGACGGTACGGGTCCCCGCGAAGGTCAACGTCCAGCTCGCCGTGGGCGCCGCCCGCCCCGACGGCTTCCACGACCTCGCCAACGTCTTCCTCGCCGTCGGCCTCTACGACGAGGTCACGGTCACGCCCGCCGACGAACTGCGGGTGACCTGCGAGGGCCCCGGCTCCGACCAGGTGCCCCTGGACCGTACGAACCTCGCCGCCCGCGCCGCCGAACTGCTGGCCGCGCGCCACGGCATCGCGCCCGACGTCCACCTCCACATCGCCAAGGACATCCCCGTCGCCGGCGGCATGGCGGGCGGCAGCGCGGACGGCGCCGCCGCGCTCGTGGCGTGCGACGCGCTGTGGGGGACGGACACGACCCGCGACGAGCTGCTCGACATCTGCGCGGAGCTCGGCAGCGACGTGCCGTTCAGCCTGGTCGGCGGGGCCGCGCTCGGCACCGGGCGCGGCGAGAAGCTGACGCCGCTGGAGGTCGGCGGCGCCTTCCACTGGGTGTTCGCCGTCGCCGACGGAGGGCTCTCCACGCCCGCCGTGTACCGCGAGTTCGACCGGCTCACCCCTGACGCACCCGCCCCCGAGGCGTCCCCGGCGCTGCTCGAAGCGCTGCGCACGGGCGACGCCGAAGCCCTCGCGGCCACGGTGAGCAACGACCTCCAGGCCGCCGCGCTCTCCCTCTTCCCCGCGCTCCACGACACCCTCGCGGCGGGCACGGCGGCGGGCGCCCTGGCCGCGCTGGTCTCCGGCTCGGGCCCGACGACGGCGTTCCTCACGGCCGACGCCACGTCCGCCCGCAAGGTGGCCGACGCGCTGACGGCCTCCGGCACCTGCCGCACGGCGCGTGCGGCGACGTCCCCGGCCCTGGGGGCCCGGATCGTCTAG
- the rsmA gene encoding 16S rRNA (adenine(1518)-N(6)/adenine(1519)-N(6))-dimethyltransferase RsmA: MSTEHGALLGPADIRELAAALGVRPTKQRGQNFVIDANTVRRIVRTAEVRPDDVAVEVGPGLGSLTLALLETAAHVTAVEIDDVLAAALPATIVARLPEKAAHFALVHSDAMLVRELPGPAPTALVANLPYNVAVPVLLHMLDTFPTIERTLVMVQAEVADRLAAAPGSKVYGVPSVKANWYADVKRAGSIGRNVFWPAPNVDSGLVSLVRRAEPVKTTASKREVFAVVDAAFAQRRKTLRAALSGWAGSAAAAEAALVAAGVSPQARGEALTVEEFARIAEHKEAAA; encoded by the coding sequence GTGAGCACTGAGCACGGCGCCCTCCTCGGCCCCGCCGACATCCGCGAACTGGCCGCTGCCCTGGGCGTACGCCCCACCAAGCAGCGCGGCCAGAACTTCGTCATCGACGCCAACACCGTGCGGCGCATCGTCCGCACCGCGGAAGTCCGCCCGGACGACGTCGCCGTCGAGGTCGGCCCGGGCCTCGGGTCCCTGACCCTGGCCCTGCTGGAGACCGCCGCCCACGTCACCGCCGTCGAGATCGACGACGTACTCGCCGCCGCCCTGCCCGCGACCATCGTGGCCCGCCTCCCCGAGAAGGCCGCCCACTTCGCGCTGGTGCACAGCGACGCCATGCTCGTGCGCGAACTGCCGGGCCCGGCGCCCACCGCGCTCGTCGCGAACCTCCCGTACAACGTCGCCGTTCCCGTTCTCCTCCACATGCTCGACACCTTCCCGACCATCGAGCGCACGCTCGTGATGGTGCAGGCCGAGGTCGCCGACCGGCTCGCCGCGGCCCCCGGCTCGAAGGTGTACGGAGTGCCGTCCGTGAAGGCCAACTGGTACGCCGACGTGAAGCGCGCCGGATCCATCGGACGCAACGTCTTCTGGCCCGCGCCGAACGTCGACTCCGGGCTCGTCTCCCTGGTGCGCCGCGCCGAGCCGGTGAAGACCACCGCGTCCAAGCGTGAGGTCTTCGCCGTCGTCGACGCCGCCTTCGCGCAGCGCAGGAAGACGCTGCGGGCCGCCCTGTCCGGCTGGGCCGGGTCGGCCGCCGCCGCGGAGGCCGCCCTGGTCGCCGCCGGAGTCTCCCCCCAGGCGCGCGGCGAGGCCCTGACCGTGGAGGAGTTCGCGCGCATCGCCGAGCACAAGGAGGCCGCCGCGTGA
- a CDS encoding resuscitation-promoting factor produces MSKSQYETYEAPYGLAEAPYDLPRDFSCEPTEPYGQMTEPYGQAYVPGQASGPPSAPGGGSGGRAEARRAARRRRTTRGTTGGPGTSERAVSLRRLVPQALVVAFLAGGTSAFVANDKAVRLSVDGEPRTLHTFADDVSELLADEGLDVGAHDIVAPATGTALASGDEIAVRYGRPVHLTLDGERREVWTTARTVDGALRQLGVRAEGAHLSASRGRRIGRAGLDLAVRTERTVTIMADGRERTIRTNAATVREAVEEAGVTLRGQDTTSVVPDSFPRDGQTVTVMRITGSREVREEAIPFDVHRIEDPTLFRGTEAVAQAGRPGARRVTYALRSVNGVKQRPRRVSSEVVRAPQDQIVKVGTRPKPQTVAGAEGLDWGALARCESGGRPDAVDPSGTYGGLYQFDTRTWQALGGSGRPQDASASEQTYRAKKLYVQRGASPWPHCGGRLRG; encoded by the coding sequence GTGAGCAAGTCGCAGTACGAGACGTACGAAGCGCCGTACGGCCTCGCGGAAGCGCCGTATGACCTTCCGCGTGACTTTTCGTGCGAGCCGACCGAGCCGTACGGCCAGATGACCGAGCCGTACGGCCAGGCATACGTGCCGGGCCAGGCGTCCGGCCCGCCTTCCGCCCCCGGCGGCGGCAGCGGTGGGCGGGCCGAGGCGCGGCGGGCCGCGCGCCGCCGGAGGACCACGCGGGGCACCACCGGCGGCCCCGGCACCTCCGAGCGGGCAGTGTCGCTGCGGCGGCTGGTGCCGCAGGCCCTCGTCGTCGCCTTCCTCGCGGGCGGCACCTCCGCGTTCGTCGCCAACGACAAGGCCGTGCGGCTGAGCGTCGACGGCGAGCCGCGCACCCTGCACACCTTCGCCGACGACGTCAGCGAACTCCTCGCCGACGAAGGCCTCGACGTCGGCGCCCACGACATCGTCGCGCCCGCCACGGGCACCGCCCTGGCCAGCGGCGACGAGATCGCCGTGCGCTACGGCCGGCCCGTCCACCTCACCCTCGACGGCGAGCGGCGCGAGGTGTGGACCACGGCCCGCACCGTCGACGGCGCCCTGCGCCAGCTCGGGGTGCGCGCGGAGGGCGCGCACCTGTCGGCCTCCCGCGGCCGCCGGATCGGCCGCGCCGGGCTCGACCTCGCCGTCCGCACGGAACGCACCGTCACGATCATGGCGGACGGCCGGGAGCGGACCATCCGCACGAACGCGGCGACCGTGCGGGAGGCCGTCGAGGAGGCCGGGGTCACCCTGCGCGGACAGGACACCACGTCGGTGGTGCCCGACAGCTTCCCGCGCGACGGCCAGACCGTCACGGTCATGCGGATCACCGGGTCGAGGGAGGTGCGGGAGGAGGCCATCCCCTTCGACGTGCACAGGATCGAGGATCCGACGCTGTTCCGCGGCACGGAGGCCGTGGCGCAGGCCGGGCGGCCGGGTGCCCGGCGCGTCACGTACGCGCTGCGCAGCGTCAATGGCGTCAAGCAGCGGCCGCGGCGCGTGAGCTCCGAGGTGGTGCGCGCGCCGCAGGACCAGATCGTGAAGGTCGGCACCCGGCCGAAGCCGCAGACGGTGGCCGGTGCGGAGGGGCTGGACTGGGGTGCGCTCGCGCGCTGCGAGTCGGGCGGCCGACCGGACGCGGTCGACCCGTCGGGCACGTACGGCGGGCTCTACCAGTTCGACACGCGGACCTGGCAGGCCCTCGGCGGCTCGGGCCGCCCCCAGGACGCCTCCGCGTCGGAACAGACCTACCGCGCGAAGAAGCTGTACGTGCAGCGGGGGGCGAGTCCGTGGCCGCACTGTGGGGGACGGCTGCGGGGGTGA
- a CDS encoding TatD family hydrolase gives MPSKNADVPPPLPAPLGVAVADSHTHLDMQSGTVAEALAKAASVGVTTVVQVGCDVRGSQWAAATAAEHDAVHAAVALHPNEAPRVVLGDPDGWSRQGAREAGGEAALDEALAEIDRLAAQPQVRGVGETGLDYFRTGPEGMAAQERSFRAHIEIAKRHGKALVIHDREAHADVLRVLKEEGAPERTVFHCYSGDAEMARICAEHGYFMSFAGNVTFKNAQGLRDALAVAPLELVLVETDAPFLTPAPYRGRPNAPYLIPVTVRAMAEVRGIDEDAMAAALSANTARAFDY, from the coding sequence ATGCCTTCGAAGAACGCCGACGTCCCGCCGCCCCTGCCCGCACCGCTCGGGGTGGCGGTCGCCGACTCCCACACCCATCTCGACATGCAGTCCGGCACGGTGGCGGAAGCGCTCGCCAAGGCCGCGTCGGTGGGCGTCACGACGGTCGTCCAGGTCGGCTGCGACGTACGCGGCTCCCAGTGGGCGGCGGCCACCGCCGCCGAGCACGACGCCGTGCACGCCGCCGTCGCCCTGCACCCCAACGAGGCGCCCCGCGTCGTGCTCGGCGACCCCGACGGCTGGTCCCGGCAGGGCGCGCGCGAGGCGGGCGGCGAGGCAGCGCTCGACGAGGCGCTCGCCGAGATCGACCGGCTCGCGGCGCAGCCCCAGGTGAGGGGCGTCGGCGAGACCGGCCTCGACTACTTCCGCACCGGCCCCGAGGGCATGGCCGCCCAGGAGCGGTCCTTCCGCGCCCACATCGAGATCGCCAAGCGGCACGGCAAGGCCCTCGTCATCCACGACCGCGAGGCGCACGCGGACGTGCTGCGGGTCCTGAAGGAGGAGGGTGCCCCCGAGCGCACAGTCTTCCACTGCTACTCCGGGGACGCCGAGATGGCCCGGATCTGCGCGGAGCACGGCTACTTCATGTCCTTCGCGGGCAACGTCACGTTCAAGAACGCGCAGGGGCTGCGGGACGCGCTGGCCGTCGCGCCGCTGGAGCTGGTGCTCGTCGAGACCGACGCGCCCTTCCTCACGCCCGCCCCCTACCGCGGCCGGCCCAACGCCCCGTATCTCATCCCGGTCACCGTGCGCGCCATGGCGGAGGTCCGCGGCATCGACGAGGACGCCATGGCCGCGGCCCTCTCCGCGAATACCGCACGCGCCTTCGATTACTGA
- the rsmI gene encoding 16S rRNA (cytidine(1402)-2'-O)-methyltransferase gives MTGSADSPGTLVLAGTPIGDVADAPPRLAAELESADVVAAEDTRRLRRLTQALGVQVGGRVVSYFEGNESARTPELVEALADGARVLLVTDAGMPSVSDPGYRLVAAAVERDIKVTAVPGPSAVLTALALSGLPVDRFCFEGFLPRKAGERLSRLKEVAEDRRTLVYFEAPHRIDDTLAAMAEAFGADRRAAVCRELTKTYEEVKRGSLAELAAWAADGVRGEITVVVEGAPEKSAADLGPGELVRRVLVREEAGERRKEAIAAVAAEAGVPKREVFDAVVAAKNAARSGPSEGKGLS, from the coding sequence GTGACAGGAAGCGCAGATTCCCCCGGAACCCTCGTGTTGGCAGGCACCCCCATCGGCGACGTCGCCGACGCGCCGCCCCGGCTCGCCGCCGAACTGGAGTCGGCCGACGTCGTCGCCGCCGAGGACACCCGGCGCCTGCGCCGGCTCACCCAGGCGCTCGGCGTGCAGGTCGGCGGCCGCGTCGTCTCCTACTTCGAGGGCAACGAATCCGCGCGCACCCCCGAGCTGGTCGAGGCCCTCGCGGACGGCGCGCGCGTGCTCCTCGTGACGGATGCCGGGATGCCGTCGGTGTCCGACCCCGGTTACCGGCTCGTCGCCGCCGCGGTGGAGCGGGACATCAAGGTGACCGCCGTGCCGGGCCCCTCGGCCGTGCTCACCGCGCTCGCCCTGTCCGGTCTGCCGGTCGACCGCTTCTGCTTCGAGGGCTTCCTGCCGCGCAAGGCGGGCGAGCGGCTCTCCCGCCTGAAGGAGGTGGCCGAGGACCGCAGGACGCTCGTCTACTTCGAGGCTCCGCACCGCATCGACGACACGCTCGCCGCGATGGCCGAGGCGTTCGGCGCGGACCGCAGGGCGGCGGTCTGCCGCGAGCTGACCAAGACGTACGAAGAGGTCAAGCGCGGCTCGCTCGCGGAGCTTGCCGCCTGGGCCGCCGACGGGGTACGCGGTGAGATCACCGTCGTCGTCGAGGGCGCCCCGGAGAAGAGCGCGGCCGACCTCGGCCCCGGCGAGCTGGTTCGCAGGGTGCTGGTGCGCGAGGAGGCGGGGGAGCGGCGCAAGGAGGCGATCGCCGCCGTCGCCGCCGAAGCGGGCGTTCCCAAGCGCGAGGTCTTCGATGCCGTCGTGGCGGCAAAGAACGCGGCTCGAAGCGGCCCATCGGAGGGCAAAGGACTATCGTGA
- a CDS encoding phospholipid carrier-dependent glycosyltransferase, with amino-acid sequence MTSTASSPDTREGQAAEEQQPPWPRRLRRFGYAARPPADITARLVPPYTEPGPRLWMALGVAKPAADQLVRWSAWAGPLLVTLVAGVLRFWNLGNPKAVIFDETYYAKDAWALIHRGFEVNWPEKINDDVLRQGSDIAIPHDAAYVVHPPVGKYVIGAGEWLFGFDPFGWRFMTAVLGTLSVLMLCRIGRRLFRSTFLGCLAGALLAVDGLHFVMSRTALLDQVLMFFVLAAFGCFLIDRDHARARLAAALPVDEDGIIRADAHVAETLRLGWRPWRWAAGLCLGLAFGTKWNGLYVMVFLCLMTVLWDVGARRVAGADRPYRAVLRRDVLPAFVSTVPVALVTYVVSWLGWILSPTDGTGGYYRDWAATSGRGGSWTWLPDWLRSLWHYEHAVYEFHVGLSSPHTYQSNPWSWIVDGRPVSYFYESPLPGKDGCPAGTTEKCAREVLALGTPLLWWLAALALLYVLWRWFFRRDWRAGAILCGVLAGYLPWFFYQERTIFYFYAVVFVPFLCLAVAMLIGAILGPPGSSERRRVAGAAGSGVLVLLVLWNFIYFWPIYTGTAIPVDSWRSRMWLDTWV; translated from the coding sequence GTGACCAGTACCGCGTCTTCCCCGGACACCCGCGAGGGCCAGGCAGCCGAGGAGCAGCAGCCCCCGTGGCCGCGGCGGCTGCGCCGATTCGGCTACGCGGCGCGCCCCCCGGCGGACATCACGGCGCGGCTGGTGCCCCCGTACACCGAGCCGGGACCCCGCCTGTGGATGGCGCTCGGCGTGGCGAAGCCGGCCGCCGACCAGCTGGTGCGCTGGTCGGCGTGGGCGGGCCCGCTGCTGGTCACGCTCGTCGCCGGGGTGCTGCGCTTTTGGAACCTCGGCAATCCGAAGGCCGTGATATTCGACGAGACGTACTACGCGAAGGACGCCTGGGCGCTCATCCACCGGGGCTTCGAGGTCAACTGGCCGGAGAAGATCAACGACGACGTGCTGCGGCAGGGCAGCGACATCGCGATCCCGCACGACGCGGCGTACGTGGTGCATCCGCCGGTCGGCAAGTACGTGATCGGCGCCGGTGAGTGGCTGTTCGGCTTCGACCCGTTCGGCTGGCGGTTCATGACGGCGGTGCTCGGCACCCTCTCCGTCCTGATGCTGTGCCGGATCGGGCGGCGCCTCTTCCGCTCCACGTTCCTCGGCTGCCTGGCGGGAGCGCTGCTCGCGGTGGACGGCCTGCACTTCGTGATGAGCCGCACCGCGCTGCTCGACCAGGTCCTGATGTTCTTCGTGCTCGCCGCCTTCGGGTGCTTCCTGATCGACCGGGACCACGCGCGGGCCAGGCTGGCGGCCGCGCTGCCGGTCGACGAGGACGGCATCATCCGCGCCGACGCGCACGTCGCCGAGACGCTGCGCCTCGGGTGGCGGCCCTGGCGGTGGGCGGCCGGGCTCTGCCTGGGCCTTGCCTTCGGCACCAAGTGGAACGGCCTGTACGTCATGGTCTTCCTCTGCCTGATGACGGTGCTCTGGGACGTCGGGGCACGCCGCGTCGCCGGGGCGGACCGGCCCTACCGCGCGGTGCTGCGGCGCGACGTGCTCCCGGCGTTCGTGTCGACGGTGCCGGTGGCGCTCGTGACGTACGTCGTGTCCTGGCTCGGCTGGATCCTCTCCCCGACGGACGGCACCGGCGGCTACTACCGCGACTGGGCGGCGACGTCGGGGCGCGGCGGCAGCTGGACGTGGCTGCCGGACTGGCTGCGCAGCCTGTGGCACTACGAGCACGCGGTGTACGAGTTCCACGTGGGGCTCTCCTCGCCGCACACCTACCAGTCCAACCCGTGGAGCTGGATCGTCGACGGCCGCCCCGTCTCGTACTTCTACGAGTCGCCGCTGCCCGGCAAGGACGGCTGCCCCGCCGGCACCACGGAGAAGTGCGCCCGCGAGGTCCTCGCGCTCGGCACGCCGCTGCTGTGGTGGCTCGCCGCCCTCGCGCTGCTCTACGTCCTGTGGCGCTGGTTCTTCCGGCGCGACTGGCGGGCGGGCGCGATTCTCTGCGGGGTGCTCGCGGGTTATCTGCCCTGGTTCTTCTACCAGGAGCGGACGATCTTCTATTTCTACGCGGTCGTGTTCGTGCCGTTCCTGTGTCTGGCGGTGGCGATGCTGATCGGCGCGATTCTGGGGCCGCCGGGCTCCAGTGAGCGGCGCAGGGTGGCCGGGGCCGCGGGTTCGGGCGTGCTGGTCCTGCTCGTCCTGTGGAATTTCATCTACTTCTGGCCCATCTATACCGGCACCGCGATTCCCGTCGATTCCTGGCGTTCGCGCATGTGGCTGGATACATGGGTATGA